The Blastocatellia bacterium DNA segment AGGCACCAACAAAGATAAAGATGTAGGGCATTGGGTAGTTGCTTGTTTGTATCTATCAATCAACGCATTAAGAAAATCTACTTCATCTAAAGCATAAACACGTTTAATTTGAAGTTCCATTTGTCCACGTGTTAAATCGTCTGTTGCTTCTTGATATAAATTAGCATAAAGCTGGCAAGCAGTAGCTCTACTGCCACCTCTAGCTAAAAGCACACCACTAATTATTTTCATCCATTTTGGAGCATTAGGTAAATCTCCACCTTTTAAGAATGTAGCACTAGCTGTTTCATAATCGCGTTTTTTCCAGTAAAGTGTTCCTAGACTTTGGTATAAACGCCAACTCTTAGGATTATTTTCTATACCTTTATTAATTAGTTTAAGTGCTAAATCAAAATCATGGTCTGGTAAAAATAATGCTCCAAATAAATAAGCAGCACCATATTCATGGTCTCATGTAGTAGTAATATCTAGCAGAGGATAAAGTAATGTGTGATCTATTTTCCTAGAGTAATCTATTTCATTTCTTTCTGTAAGTAATTGTCGGCCATAGTATTGAACACTACGTAACCAATATAGATCTGATAAGGCTCCATCAAAACCAAATGCAAATTGTTTAACAGTTTTTGGAGAGGCAATATATAAAATGTTTTCTACTTGTTTTTGTGGTGGACGGTTAATATCCAAAAATTTTTGTAAAGGATAAAGAATAGCAAAACAAGTAATAATTATTATTAATGCTACTTTGATGTTCATAACTAAATATCCTTTAATTAATTAGAGTATAAAATTTATTATTTATAGCTATCAAAAATAACAGTTATTTTTCCTGTGTTTTTGAGCTTAAATTTTCAGTTAATTCTTTTATTATTGCTTGTACTTGTTGAGAATTTTGTCCTGTAGGATTAAGTTTTAATCCTGTTTGGTATAATTCTAAAGCTTTATCCAGAGATCCTCTTTTTTCATTAATAAAACCTAGATTAAAATATGCTGTTGATAAAATAAAACGGTTTTTAGTATTTCTTAAAACATTTTGAAATTCTAATTCTGAATTTGTTAAATCATTGTTTCTACCATAAAGTAAAGCTAATTTATAACTAAGCATAAGCGAATCAGGGCATACTTTTTTGCCTGTAAGTAGTATATCAAAGCAAGTTGGTCATCTTTTTTTAATTCTTCATTTAATCTACCTAATTCTAAATTTGTAATACAAGAATTAGGAAAACTCTTATAACAAGTTGACCAAAAATGCCAGTCACTAGCCCAAACTTGGTTTTGTTTTATAGTTATAAAACTAGAAAATGATATTAAAAGAAAAATTAGCACTAAAATTAGCGAATGTACTTGCTTAAGGCTATTTTGCTCTTTTAATAAATAATTATTTAGAGAATATAATAAAAAAGCTATTAATAAACCAAACCCTATTGTTGATAAATAAAGATATCTATCATGTACTAAATCTTCAAGCTTAAAAAATCTTATATTTAATACAGGTAATAGCGGTATTATTAGATAACTTATAGCAAGTATTACAATTTTATGTTTATAAGAAAGAAAAATGGCTAAGGCTATTAATAAAAATAAAAAAATTAAAGCAAGATAAAAACTTAAAGAGGCTTTATTTACTAAACTAAAACTATAAATCGGGCTGCTAGAAATAGGCCAAATTAGTAATTTAAGATATGTTAAAAATAATTTAGGTAAACTTAATAGTAGAACTATAAAAGAAGGTTTTTCAAGGCTAGAGAAATTTGTATCAACTGTAGCAGGTGTTATAGCTCCAAAAACCAAAATTCTTATATAAAAATAAATTATTGTAGTAATAATAAAAGGAGTAGATCTTAAAAATGTTTGGAATAATCTAGCTAATAAATTAAGTTTATTAGGAATAATAAAAAGCTCATAAACTATTAGTAATATCGGTAAAATAA contains these protein-coding regions:
- a CDS encoding tetratricopeptide repeat protein; this encodes MLSYKLALLYGRNNDLTNSELEFQNVLRNTKNRFILSTAYFNLGFINEKRGSLDKALELYQTGLKLNPTGQNSQQVQAIIKELTENLSSKTQEK